In the genome of Leucobacter luti, one region contains:
- a CDS encoding bifunctional methylenetetrahydrofolate dehydrogenase/methenyltetrahydrofolate cyclohydrolase: MTAQILNGTAAAATIKAELTVRVAALAERGIVPGLATVLVGADPGSQWYVAGKHRDCAEVGIASIKRELPESVTQEELEAVLAELNADPDCTGYIVQLPLPKHIDTDRILECIDPDKDADGLHPTNLGRLVLNANSEISSPLPCTPRGVIELVERNGLSWAGKHVVVVGRGVTVGRPIGPLLTRREFNATVTLTHTGTTDLGAELRRADVIVAAAGVAGIVRAEDVKPGAIVLDVGVSRTSDPETGKSRVVGDVDPSVAAVAAWVSPNPGGVGPMTRALLLKNVVEMAERASA; the protein is encoded by the coding sequence GTGACCGCTCAGATCCTGAACGGCACAGCGGCTGCGGCCACAATCAAGGCTGAGCTGACCGTGCGCGTTGCAGCGCTCGCTGAGCGCGGGATCGTGCCCGGGCTCGCGACGGTGCTCGTGGGAGCGGATCCCGGCTCGCAGTGGTACGTCGCTGGCAAGCACCGTGACTGCGCAGAAGTGGGGATCGCGTCAATCAAGCGCGAGCTGCCTGAATCGGTCACACAGGAGGAACTTGAAGCCGTCCTCGCTGAGCTGAACGCAGATCCGGACTGCACGGGCTATATTGTGCAACTGCCGCTGCCGAAGCACATCGATACAGATCGCATTCTCGAGTGCATCGATCCTGACAAAGATGCTGATGGCCTGCACCCGACGAACCTCGGGCGGCTCGTGCTGAACGCGAACAGTGAGATCAGCTCGCCGCTGCCGTGCACACCACGCGGCGTGATCGAGCTTGTCGAGCGCAATGGCCTGTCGTGGGCTGGCAAGCATGTCGTCGTTGTCGGTCGCGGTGTGACCGTGGGGCGCCCGATTGGACCGCTGCTGACACGTCGGGAGTTCAATGCGACCGTCACGCTGACGCACACGGGCACCACCGATCTTGGCGCCGAGCTGCGCCGAGCGGATGTGATCGTCGCGGCCGCCGGCGTCGCGGGTATCGTGCGCGCCGAAGACGTGAAGCCTGGCGCGATCGTGCTTGATGTGGGAGTCTCACGCACCTCGGACCCCGAGACGGGGAAGTCGCGGGTCGTCGGTGACGTGGACCCCTCGGTCGCTGCGGTCGCTGCGTGGGTGTCTCCCAACCCTGGAGGGGTGGGGCCCATGACGCGGGCATTGCTCCTCAAGAATGTGGTCGAGATGGCGGAGCGCGCCTCCGCGTAG
- the glyA gene encoding serine hydroxymethyltransferase: protein MSTQSAFFNEPLETVDPEIAAVLQNELGRQRGTLEMIASENFVPRAVLEAQGSVLTNKYAEGYPGRRYYGGCEYVDIAEDLARDRAKSLFGAAYANVQPHSGASANAAVLSAIAEPGDTILGLELSHGGHLTHGMKLNFSGKLYKVASYGVDPETFLVDMDVVRQKALEHKPKVIIAGWSAYPRTLDFAAFRAIADEVGATLWVDMAHFAGLVAAGLYPNPVPHAHVVSSTVHKTIGGPRSGFILTNDLELYKKLNSNVFPGQQGGPLMHVIAAKATAFLLAATDEFADRQARTLSGAKLLASALTTEASKAAGVDVLTGGTDVHLVLADLRHSALDGQQAEDALHAVGITVNRNSVPFDPRPPMVTSGLRIGTPALATRGFGDAEFAEVADIIALTLQQAGDLDALRTRVSALADAFPLYPGLEEW from the coding sequence ATGTCCACCCAGTCAGCTTTCTTCAACGAGCCGCTTGAGACGGTCGATCCCGAGATCGCAGCGGTGCTTCAGAACGAACTCGGTCGCCAGCGCGGCACGCTCGAGATGATCGCGAGCGAAAACTTTGTTCCTCGTGCGGTGCTCGAAGCGCAGGGTTCCGTGCTCACGAACAAGTACGCCGAGGGCTACCCCGGCCGCCGCTACTACGGTGGCTGCGAGTATGTCGATATCGCGGAGGACCTCGCACGCGATCGCGCCAAGAGTCTGTTCGGTGCGGCGTACGCGAACGTGCAGCCGCACTCGGGCGCCTCAGCCAACGCCGCGGTGCTCTCCGCGATCGCTGAGCCCGGCGATACGATCCTCGGCCTTGAGCTCTCCCACGGTGGGCACCTCACCCACGGCATGAAGCTCAATTTCTCCGGCAAGCTCTACAAAGTTGCCTCCTACGGGGTTGATCCAGAGACGTTCCTGGTAGATATGGACGTCGTGCGTCAGAAGGCGCTCGAGCACAAGCCGAAGGTGATCATCGCCGGGTGGTCCGCGTACCCGCGCACGCTCGACTTCGCCGCCTTCCGTGCGATCGCTGATGAGGTTGGCGCCACGCTGTGGGTCGATATGGCACACTTCGCCGGCCTCGTGGCCGCCGGGCTGTACCCGAACCCGGTGCCCCACGCACACGTGGTGTCGTCGACCGTGCATAAGACCATCGGTGGACCGCGCTCAGGCTTTATCCTCACGAACGATCTTGAGCTCTACAAGAAGCTCAACTCGAACGTGTTCCCCGGCCAGCAGGGCGGCCCGCTCATGCACGTCATCGCGGCAAAGGCAACCGCCTTCCTGCTCGCAGCAACGGACGAGTTCGCTGACCGCCAGGCGCGTACCCTCTCGGGCGCGAAGCTGCTCGCCTCCGCATTGACTACCGAGGCTTCGAAGGCCGCCGGCGTCGATGTTCTGACCGGCGGCACTGATGTGCACCTGGTACTCGCGGACCTTCGGCACTCGGCGCTCGACGGCCAGCAGGCGGAGGACGCGCTGCACGCCGTTGGCATCACCGTCAACCGCAACTCCGTGCCGTTTGACCCGCGCCCGCCGATGGTGACCAGCGGCCTGCGCATTGGCACGCCTGCGCTCGCAACCCGCGGCTTCGGAGATGCCGAGTTCGCTGAAGTGGCGGACATCATCGCACTGACACTGCAGCAGGCGGGCGACCTGGACGCGCTCCGCACCCGCGTCAGCGCGCTTGCCGACGCATTCCCGCTGTACCCCGGCCTCGAGGAGTGGTGA
- the purU gene encoding formyltetrahydrofolate deformylase: MNTIAPHTTDTQWVLTLSCVDGPGIVHAISGAVVAAGGNIAESQQFASADTGRFFMRLQVEAVAQPETFESRFTLALTPVTERYQMSWRLDTVDRPVRTLILASTATHCVNDLLYRRRGGQLPIEVPLILSNHETVRDIAEFYDVPFEHRAIANPAERDAFEARVLEAVEEHDIELVVLARYMQILSPALCAALEGRAINIHHSFLPGFKGANPYKQAHQRGVKLIGATAHFVTTDLDEGPIIEQDVVRVDHSYSPRELVQLGQDEEARVLRRAVNWFAENRILADGARTIIFR; encoded by the coding sequence ATGAACACGATCGCGCCGCACACGACCGATACTCAGTGGGTACTGACCCTTTCTTGCGTTGACGGTCCCGGCATCGTCCACGCGATCAGCGGCGCGGTAGTGGCGGCCGGCGGCAATATTGCGGAAAGCCAGCAGTTTGCCTCAGCAGACACCGGCCGCTTCTTCATGCGCCTGCAGGTCGAAGCCGTCGCGCAGCCAGAAACGTTCGAGAGTCGCTTCACTCTCGCTCTCACTCCGGTCACGGAGCGGTACCAGATGTCGTGGCGGCTCGACACGGTCGACCGCCCGGTACGCACCCTCATCCTCGCGTCCACCGCGACACACTGCGTCAATGATCTGCTTTACCGCCGCCGCGGCGGCCAGCTCCCCATCGAAGTGCCGCTGATTCTGTCGAACCACGAGACCGTGCGCGACATCGCTGAGTTCTACGACGTACCGTTCGAGCACCGCGCGATTGCCAACCCCGCCGAGCGCGACGCGTTCGAGGCCCGCGTGCTCGAGGCAGTCGAGGAGCACGACATCGAGCTCGTGGTGCTTGCCCGCTACATGCAGATCCTCTCGCCCGCGCTGTGCGCAGCGCTCGAGGGCCGCGCGATCAATATCCACCATTCCTTCTTGCCGGGGTTCAAGGGCGCAAATCCGTATAAGCAGGCACACCAGCGCGGTGTGAAGCTGATCGGCGCGACGGCGCACTTCGTGACGACGGACCTCGACGAGGGCCCGATCATTGAACAGGACGTTGTCCGCGTCGATCACTCCTACTCGCCGCGCGAGCTCGTGCAGCTCGGGCAGGACGAGGAAGCGCGCGTGCTCCGTCGCGCAGTGAACTGGTTCGCCGAGAACCGGATCCTCGCCGACGGCGCGCGCACCATCATCTTCCGCTAG
- a CDS encoding cytochrome c biogenesis protein ResB — protein sequence MSRPSDYDDGTGGGGSVRAESPELGLKGWGRWFWRQLTSMRVALILLLLLAVAAIPGSLVPQRSADPNGVIQYQQDNPELFKVLDAFPIQAFNVYGSVWFSAIYLLLFISLIGCVLPRIVHHWKAWRGTPPKTPARLQRMAGFDEIRVSNPEATAAEREAFATRAVEAARDLLKKQRYRVEIQRAERRGVSEVSVSAERGYLRETGNLIFHISLLGVLVSVGIGGALTFNGQKVLIEGETMVNQLIDYDTVNSGQGFDTSSLEPFGLRLNSLDVDYMTPDDGNLKALGQVKDYTANMTLISADGKTEEEHVIRVNHPLRVHGSPIYLIANGYAPLITITNDEGTVVYRESMPFIPQDNLNMTSLGVLKVPYGITDADGNATQLGMRGFFYPTKAELETGAYTSNYPDLENPLLTLDVFSGDLGIDAGVPQSVYALDTTNMEQLTGRAVEKDSIELAPGESAKLPNGMGTITLESVPRYASFDVMRNPAQEWVLIFALAALGGLMWSLFVPRRRMWVKAVTTDDGVALQYAGLARGDDPALERAVEELRERHRELL from the coding sequence ATGTCACGCCCCTCTGATTATGACGATGGAACGGGCGGCGGCGGATCCGTTCGCGCGGAATCCCCCGAGCTCGGGCTGAAGGGCTGGGGCCGCTGGTTCTGGCGTCAGCTCACGAGCATGCGCGTTGCGCTGATCCTGCTTCTGTTGCTCGCGGTTGCGGCGATCCCCGGATCACTGGTGCCCCAGCGCTCAGCTGACCCCAACGGTGTGATCCAGTACCAGCAGGACAACCCAGAGCTGTTCAAGGTGCTCGACGCGTTCCCCATTCAGGCGTTCAACGTCTATGGTTCCGTCTGGTTCTCGGCAATTTACCTGTTGCTCTTCATCTCGCTCATCGGCTGTGTGCTGCCGCGCATCGTGCACCACTGGAAAGCGTGGCGCGGCACCCCGCCGAAGACACCGGCCCGGCTGCAACGGATGGCCGGCTTCGACGAGATCCGTGTCTCGAACCCGGAGGCCACTGCTGCGGAGCGTGAGGCGTTTGCGACTCGCGCGGTCGAAGCGGCGCGCGACCTCCTGAAGAAGCAGCGCTACCGCGTCGAGATCCAGCGTGCCGAGCGCCGCGGAGTTTCCGAGGTCTCAGTGTCCGCGGAGCGCGGCTACCTGCGTGAGACAGGCAATCTGATCTTCCACATTTCACTGCTCGGCGTTCTGGTAAGCGTCGGGATCGGCGGGGCACTCACCTTCAACGGGCAGAAAGTGCTCATTGAGGGCGAGACAATGGTGAATCAGCTGATCGATTACGACACCGTGAACTCCGGCCAGGGCTTCGACACTTCGAGCCTTGAACCGTTCGGTCTCCGGTTGAACTCGCTCGATGTGGACTATATGACCCCGGACGACGGCAACCTGAAGGCGCTCGGTCAGGTCAAGGACTACACAGCGAACATGACGTTGATCAGCGCGGACGGGAAGACGGAGGAAGAGCACGTTATCCGGGTGAATCACCCGTTGCGTGTGCACGGCTCCCCGATCTACCTGATCGCGAACGGCTACGCGCCGCTCATCACGATCACGAACGACGAGGGCACGGTGGTCTACCGCGAGTCGATGCCGTTCATTCCGCAGGACAACCTGAACATGACCTCGCTCGGCGTACTCAAGGTGCCCTACGGCATCACTGATGCGGACGGCAACGCCACGCAGCTCGGCATGCGCGGCTTCTTCTACCCGACGAAGGCGGAGCTCGAGACGGGGGCCTACACCTCGAACTATCCCGATCTGGAGAACCCGCTGCTCACGCTCGACGTGTTCAGCGGCGACCTCGGGATCGACGCGGGTGTCCCACAGTCTGTCTACGCGCTCGACACCACGAATATGGAGCAGCTCACGGGCCGCGCCGTCGAGAAAGACTCGATCGAGCTTGCCCCGGGGGAGTCAGCGAAACTGCCGAACGGTATGGGCACGATTACGCTTGAGTCTGTGCCGCGGTACGCGTCCTTCGACGTGATGCGCAACCCGGCGCAGGAGTGGGTGCTGATCTTCGCACTCGCGGCACTCGGAGGGTTGATGTGGTCGCTGTTCGTGCCGCGTCGCCGCATGTGGGTGAAAGCCGTCACCACCGACGACGGTGTTGCACTGCAGTACGCCGGTCTCGCACGCGGCGATGATCCTGCGCTGGAGCGCGCCGTTGAGGAACTGCGCGAGCGGCATCGTGAGCTGTTGTAG
- a CDS encoding cytochrome c biogenesis CcdA family protein, translated as MNVQDLVADGQLLVASLIAVAAGLLSFLSPCVLPLVPGYLAYASASAGSAPGEPPARRRLVLGAILFVVGFSVVLVTFLAAAGTVGVWLIEWENLITRLLGVFVIVMGLVFIGLFSRMQTTKKLKMKPRLGIAGAPVLGAVFAIGWTPCMGPTLTVIMGLSLQQGSISRSIILAVAYCIGLGLPFVLAAFGFGWMTQTMTFFKRHIRAVNLIGGGLLILIGLLMVTGLWSKMMFALQAVIGGYVTPL; from the coding sequence GTGAACGTTCAGGATCTTGTCGCTGACGGGCAGTTGCTCGTTGCGTCTCTGATTGCAGTTGCCGCAGGTCTGCTCTCCTTCTTGTCGCCCTGTGTGCTGCCCCTCGTTCCTGGCTATTTGGCCTACGCAAGCGCGAGCGCAGGATCGGCTCCAGGGGAGCCCCCGGCCAGACGTCGTCTGGTGCTTGGTGCGATCCTGTTTGTCGTTGGCTTTTCGGTCGTGCTCGTCACCTTCCTCGCGGCAGCCGGCACGGTTGGCGTGTGGCTGATCGAGTGGGAAAATCTCATCACCCGGCTGCTCGGCGTCTTCGTGATCGTCATGGGGCTCGTGTTTATCGGCCTGTTCTCGCGGATGCAAACGACCAAGAAGCTCAAAATGAAACCGCGGCTCGGGATCGCGGGTGCACCGGTGCTCGGAGCGGTGTTCGCGATCGGCTGGACTCCGTGTATGGGCCCGACGCTCACCGTGATCATGGGCCTGAGCCTGCAACAGGGATCGATCTCGCGCTCGATTATCCTGGCTGTGGCGTACTGCATCGGTCTCGGTCTCCCGTTCGTGCTCGCCGCGTTCGGATTCGGCTGGATGACGCAAACAATGACCTTCTTCAAGCGGCACATTCGTGCCGTGAACCTGATCGGCGGCGGGCTGCTGATCCTCATCGGTCTCCTCATGGTGACCGGACTCTGGAGCAAGATGATGTTCGCACTGCAGGCGGTGATTGGCGGCTATGTCACGCCCCTCTGA
- a CDS encoding TlpA disulfide reductase family protein produces the protein MNRRRIGAVVALGLTAALALSGCSGGGNDLAKQWQESNEKGYVSGDGTSASFPPSDRTEPVEFSGEIENGDTLSSDELRGKVTVVNFWYAGCAPCRAEAPDLVEAYDEFAGDDVAFLGVNTRDQVAQAQQFSEEFNIEYPSIMDMPGGRSVQRAFAGQVPLNAVPTTLILDREGRVAHRVLGQLAAASQLSTLIKETLAEGETGGGDAAGTPGSTDGQPE, from the coding sequence ATGAATCGCCGACGAATCGGAGCGGTGGTCGCCCTCGGGCTGACTGCGGCACTCGCGCTCTCAGGGTGCAGCGGCGGTGGGAACGATCTCGCGAAACAGTGGCAGGAATCGAACGAGAAGGGCTACGTTTCAGGCGACGGCACCTCCGCGAGCTTCCCGCCAAGTGATCGCACTGAACCGGTCGAGTTCTCCGGCGAGATTGAGAACGGGGACACCCTGAGCTCTGACGAGCTGCGCGGCAAAGTCACCGTCGTGAATTTCTGGTACGCGGGATGTGCCCCGTGCCGCGCTGAGGCGCCAGACCTGGTCGAGGCGTACGATGAATTCGCAGGCGACGACGTCGCGTTCCTTGGCGTGAATACACGCGACCAGGTGGCGCAGGCACAGCAGTTCTCCGAGGAATTCAATATCGAGTACCCCTCGATCATGGACATGCCTGGCGGTCGCTCTGTGCAACGTGCCTTCGCTGGCCAGGTGCCACTGAACGCGGTGCCCACCACGCTGATCCTCGATCGCGAGGGCCGTGTGGCGCACCGCGTGCTCGGCCAGCTCGCTGCGGCATCGCAGTTGAGCACCCTGATCAAGGAGACGCTTGCCGAGGGAGAGACCGGCGGCGGTGACGCGGCAGGAACACCGGGCAGCACCGACGGACAGCCCGAGTGA
- a CDS encoding histidine phosphatase family protein yields the protein MNAVSDKLLHLVRHGEVHNPDLVLYGRIPGFRLSERGHSMAEAAALELAGSDRQVVRLLASPLERAQQSARPIASALGLEIVTEERIIEPTNYFEGMVNSGPDAAFKKPRYWHKFINPFRPSWGEPYREVAARVREAMDDAWESTRGGDIVMVSHQSPIWMAHLDVAGKPLFHNPASRRCELSSITSFEKRGERWFEVDYRTPASGLLENAVDVGAV from the coding sequence ATGAATGCCGTGAGCGACAAACTGCTGCATCTGGTGCGCCATGGCGAGGTCCATAACCCTGATTTGGTGCTGTATGGACGGATCCCGGGGTTCCGCCTCTCTGAGCGCGGACACAGCATGGCTGAGGCCGCTGCCCTCGAACTGGCAGGGAGCGATCGGCAAGTCGTGCGTCTTCTGGCTTCGCCGCTCGAACGCGCACAGCAGTCTGCCCGGCCCATCGCGAGCGCGCTGGGCTTGGAGATCGTGACCGAAGAGCGGATCATCGAACCTACGAATTACTTCGAGGGCATGGTGAACTCCGGGCCCGACGCAGCCTTCAAGAAGCCGCGGTACTGGCACAAGTTCATCAACCCATTCCGGCCGAGCTGGGGTGAGCCCTATCGCGAGGTCGCTGCGCGTGTGCGCGAGGCGATGGATGACGCGTGGGAATCAACCCGCGGCGGCGACATTGTGATGGTGTCGCACCAGTCCCCGATCTGGATGGCGCACCTCGATGTCGCCGGAAAGCCCCTGTTTCACAACCCGGCATCGCGACGCTGCGAACTGTCGAGCATCACGAGTTTCGAAAAGCGCGGCGAGCGCTGGTTCGAGGTCGACTACCGGACGCCAGCGTCTGGCTTGCTGGAGAACGCAGTGGACGTGGGGGCCGTATGA
- a CDS encoding phosphodiesterase, translated as MTDPAPFPQHQPASHFILHISDTHFVSDGELLFGTVDSEANLRRLFAEFARSGARPDAIVFTGDIADAGDEAAYRRIRAVVDPAAAEIGSRVIWVMGNHDVRAPFRRLLLDSDAGAESVDAVTDVNGLRIITLDSTVPGHHHGEISDAQYVWLADTLADPAPHGTLIALHHPPVPSLLEPLELVELRDQQRFADAIAGTDVRAVLGGHLHYNTFSTIAGIPVSVASATCYTQDLNVPFGHLRGRDGAQGFNLVHLYGDRVLHTVVPIGETPAVDELTTAQLRSWLA; from the coding sequence GTGACCGATCCAGCACCGTTCCCACAGCACCAGCCTGCCTCTCACTTCATTCTGCACATCAGCGACACACACTTCGTCAGTGACGGCGAGCTCTTGTTCGGCACGGTCGACAGTGAGGCGAATCTGCGGCGGCTGTTTGCGGAGTTTGCGCGATCCGGAGCGCGGCCAGACGCGATCGTATTCACCGGGGACATCGCAGACGCCGGGGATGAAGCTGCGTATCGCCGGATCCGCGCAGTGGTAGATCCGGCGGCAGCGGAGATCGGCTCGCGGGTCATCTGGGTGATGGGCAACCACGATGTGCGCGCACCGTTCCGGCGACTGTTGCTCGATTCAGACGCTGGAGCCGAGAGCGTCGACGCGGTCACTGACGTGAACGGACTGCGAATCATCACGCTCGACTCCACGGTGCCAGGCCACCACCACGGCGAGATTTCCGATGCGCAGTATGTGTGGCTGGCCGATACGCTCGCCGATCCTGCACCGCACGGCACACTCATCGCGTTGCACCATCCGCCGGTCCCGTCGCTACTCGAACCACTCGAGCTCGTCGAACTCCGGGATCAGCAGCGCTTTGCTGACGCGATCGCAGGCACAGACGTCCGTGCGGTGCTCGGTGGGCACCTGCACTACAACACCTTCAGCACGATCGCCGGGATCCCGGTTTCTGTGGCCTCAGCCACCTGTTACACCCAGGATCTCAACGTGCCGTTCGGTCACCTCCGCGGGCGAGATGGGGCGCAGGGCTTCAACCTGGTGCACCTGTACGGAGATCGCGTGCTGCACACAGTGGTTCCGATCGGGGAAACACCTGCCGTCGATGAGCTCACCACGGCGCAACTGCGATCCTGGCTGGCGTAG
- a CDS encoding LLM class flavin-dependent oxidoreductase codes for MTEPSEPTEPSEPTEPTEPTEPTNSAGILTSASASASASALGAASARPLRSLGFIHLVPLDRADPGRGLREGVELFRYAEELGLDSGWVRTRHLQYGLPSPAVFFGAVAQHTERIGLGTAVIPVGHENPFRLAEDLATADALSGGRILAGLSVHPPGYGGSVDDLVHDSGWRDEDYTYGRIERLREFLDGQALREVPAYSGIGGDLDSERVEPYSPGLSDRLWYGGGSIRSAEWTGRAGLNWLVSNISTTSNGDTDFARVQRAQIDAYRAAHAAGDGARASVARVMVPTDGATPAQLSKYRAYAEARTPRTEHVHGGKTIIARDVLGSRDEIVDFIQQDLAFRAADDYVFELPFEFELADWKHILHELATNIGPALGWRPGYSAQ; via the coding sequence ATGACTGAACCGAGTGAACCGACTGAACCGAGTGAACCGACTGAACCGACTGAACCGACTGAACCGACGAATTCTGCCGGCATCCTGACGTCAGCGTCAGCGTCAGCGTCAGCGTCAGCACTTGGAGCAGCGTCAGCGCGCCCGTTGCGCAGTCTCGGGTTCATCCATCTCGTGCCGCTTGATCGGGCTGATCCGGGCCGCGGCCTTCGCGAGGGGGTCGAGCTCTTCCGCTACGCCGAGGAACTCGGCCTGGACAGCGGCTGGGTCCGCACACGTCACCTGCAGTACGGCCTGCCATCGCCTGCAGTGTTCTTCGGGGCGGTCGCGCAGCACACGGAACGGATCGGGCTCGGCACGGCCGTGATTCCGGTCGGCCATGAGAACCCGTTCCGGCTCGCCGAGGATCTTGCCACGGCCGATGCGCTCTCTGGTGGCCGGATCCTTGCCGGGCTCAGCGTCCACCCGCCAGGGTACGGCGGCAGCGTCGACGATCTCGTTCATGATTCCGGCTGGCGAGACGAGGACTACACGTACGGCAGGATCGAGCGGCTGCGCGAGTTCCTCGACGGGCAAGCACTGCGTGAAGTGCCTGCATACAGCGGGATCGGCGGTGATCTCGACTCCGAACGCGTCGAGCCTTACAGCCCGGGGCTCTCTGATCGGCTTTGGTACGGTGGCGGATCGATTCGCTCGGCCGAGTGGACGGGGCGTGCCGGTCTGAACTGGCTCGTGAGCAACATCAGCACGACGTCAAACGGCGACACTGACTTTGCGAGAGTGCAGCGCGCGCAGATCGATGCCTACCGCGCAGCGCACGCGGCGGGAGACGGTGCCCGCGCCTCGGTTGCGCGGGTGATGGTGCCAACGGACGGTGCGACTCCGGCGCAGCTCAGCAAGTATCGGGCCTACGCTGAGGCGCGTACGCCGCGAACGGAGCACGTTCACGGCGGAAAAACGATTATTGCCCGTGACGTCTTGGGCTCACGCGATGAGATCGTTGACTTCATTCAGCAGGATCTCGCGTTCCGCGCCGCAGACGACTACGTGTTTGAGCTCCCGTTCGAGTTCGAGCTGGCTGATTGGAAACACATCCTGCACGAGCTCGCGACCAATATTGGCCCCGCTCTCGGCTGGCGCCCGGGGTACTCTGCTCAGTAG
- the aspS gene encoding aspartate--tRNA(Asn) ligase, whose amino-acid sequence MTERVLIKDLAAHEDGTVTVSGWVEKVRDQRYVQFVVLRDESGAVQLVNGGVLREPDPENPRSDILVPRTTTISELTHGTFLTVTGELQHNERVKLGGVEIQIESIEVITKSLPDNPVAEDSGIDVRLDWRFLDLRRPEQNLVFRIQTTFLHALRNVWVERGFIEIQTPKLMASASESRAELFEVEYFEGKAFLAQSPQFFKQMAQAAGFGGIFEVGPAFRADHSFTSRHATEFTSIDTELSWIDSHEDVMELHEELIVAGLTAVREKHGEEVQKLFGIEITVPSRPFPRIPLAEAKELVKARGYEVPRADADMDPEGERQIAAWAKEEHGNDFVFLTDYDSSIRPFYHMRHEGDAHLTKSYDLIYRGTEISTGAQREHRIDVLEAQARDKGMDPAELSFYLDFFRYGVPPHGGFGMGLNRVLMLMLEQSSIREVTYLFRGPNRLLP is encoded by the coding sequence GTGACTGAGCGCGTATTGATTAAGGACCTGGCCGCCCACGAGGACGGCACCGTAACTGTTTCCGGGTGGGTCGAGAAGGTGCGCGATCAGCGCTACGTCCAGTTCGTGGTGCTCCGCGACGAGTCAGGGGCGGTGCAGCTCGTCAACGGTGGCGTGCTGCGCGAGCCGGATCCGGAGAACCCGCGATCCGACATTCTCGTGCCGCGCACAACGACGATCTCTGAGTTGACCCACGGCACGTTCCTGACGGTGACCGGAGAACTGCAGCACAACGAGCGCGTCAAGCTCGGCGGAGTTGAGATCCAGATCGAGTCCATCGAAGTCATCACGAAGTCGCTGCCGGACAACCCGGTCGCTGAGGACTCTGGCATCGACGTGCGCCTGGACTGGCGCTTCCTCGATCTCCGCCGCCCCGAGCAGAACCTCGTGTTCCGCATCCAGACCACGTTCCTGCACGCACTGCGCAACGTCTGGGTGGAGCGCGGCTTCATCGAGATCCAGACCCCGAAGCTCATGGCCTCGGCGTCCGAGTCGCGGGCCGAGCTGTTTGAGGTGGAGTATTTCGAAGGCAAAGCGTTCCTGGCGCAGAGCCCCCAGTTCTTTAAGCAGATGGCACAGGCCGCTGGCTTCGGCGGCATCTTCGAGGTCGGCCCCGCCTTCCGCGCAGATCACTCCTTCACCTCGCGTCACGCCACCGAGTTCACCTCCATCGACACGGAGCTGAGCTGGATCGACTCACACGAGGACGTCATGGAGCTGCACGAGGAGCTCATCGTTGCCGGACTCACCGCGGTGCGGGAAAAGCACGGCGAAGAAGTCCAGAAGCTGTTCGGGATTGAGATCACGGTGCCGTCGCGCCCGTTCCCGCGGATCCCGCTCGCTGAGGCGAAAGAACTCGTCAAGGCTCGCGGCTACGAGGTCCCCCGCGCCGATGCCGACATGGATCCCGAGGGTGAACGTCAGATTGCTGCGTGGGCGAAGGAGGAGCACGGCAACGATTTCGTCTTCCTCACCGACTACGACTCGTCGATCCGGCCGTTCTACCACATGCGGCACGAGGGCGACGCACACCTCACCAAGAGCTACGACCTCATCTACCGCGGCACCGAGATCTCGACGGGCGCGCAGCGCGAACATCGCATCGACGTCCTCGAAGCACAGGCGCGCGACAAGGGTATGGACCCGGCCGAGCTGAGCTTCTACCTCGACTTCTTCCGCTACGGGGTGCCGCCGCACGGTGGCTTCGGCATGGGTCTGAACCGTGTGCTGATGCTGATGCTTGAGCAGTCCTCGATCCGCGAGGTGACGTACCTCTTCCGCGGCCCGAACCGCCTACTGCCGTAG